Below is a window of Janthinobacterium lividum DNA.
AAGCCGTGGGCCACATGCTGCTGTTGAACTTGCGTAATGACGATTTGCTGTGCCGCTATGCGGGTGACCGCTTCGCCGTGCTGATGCCGGGCGTGTCGCGCGAAGATGCGGCCGTGAAGGCGCGCCACCTGTGCGCCATGGTGGGGCAGATGCGCCACCACGCCAACGATAACCGCGAAATTCGCTTGAGCTTGCGGCACGCGTGCTCGCTCACCGATGGCGTGCCGGAAGTGGTGCTTGCCGAACTGAGCCGAGCCGTGGAAACGCCTGGCCGGAGCGCCAGTCCCAGGGCCAGCGCCGCCGCGCCTGCCTGATGCCGCTGAACCAGCAAGGCGACCCCAGCATCGCGGCCCATCACCAGCCGGCGCTGGTGCTCGACTACGCGCGCAGCCGCGAGCTGGCCACGGCGCCGCTGCTCAAGGGCACGGGCCTCGATGGCGGCGCGCTGCCGTCCGAGGAAAGCCAGGTCAGCGCCGCGCAATATTTGCAATTGCTGGCCAATGTGGCGCGCGGCCTGGACAGTGTCGACACCAGCTTCATGCTGGGTCAGCAAATGTTGCCCGGCCATTACGGCGCCGCCAGCCACGCCTTGCTGCAGGCGCAGAATCTGCGCCAGGCCCTGACGATCCTGTGCGATTTTCATACCTTGCTGTGTCCGCTGTTGCAACCGCGTTTGCGCGCGGCGGGCGACATGCATGTGCTGTACTGGGTCGATGCGTTCGGCGCGCCGAGCCAGCTGCCTTTTTTGGTGGAAATGCACATGACGGCGCTGGCGGCCATGTGCCGCTGGCTGGCGGGCGAGGCGCTGCCGTGGCGCTTCTGCTTCAACCGCGCGCGGCCCCGTCACGTGGAGCAGCACGAGGTACACCTGGGCCAGGCGCTGCGTTTCGATTGTCAGGTCGACGCCATGCTCATCGATTCCAGCTGGCTCGACAAGCCCTGGCCACGTGGCAATGCAACGGCGGCCGCACTGGCCTTGCGCGCTGCGGCCGTGGCGCCCGTGCCGGCAGCCAGTCTGCTCGGTGCGCTGTACGACTACCTGCTGGCCAATATCCGCTGCGCGCCGACCCTGGAGCGCACGGCGCAGGAGTTTGGCGTCAGTCCCGCCACCTTGAAACGTCACCTGGCGCGCCATGGCACGCATTTCCAGGCCGAGCTGGACCAGGTGCGCGCGCACAAGGCCATCTACCTGTTCCAGGCGCATGGCTACGACAATGATGCAGTGGCCGCCTACCTCGGCTTTCATGATGCCACTAACTTTCGCCGCTCGTTCAAGCGCTGGACGGGGCAAACGCCGCAGCTATTGCGTCACGCGCTGGCCTTGTTTGTGGCTGGATGATCGACGGCGTTGCGCGTTAGCGCCATGGACTGTCGTTCCAGAGGGAACAATTGCCCGTTCTGCTACATCCATAGTACACTCGATCAGAGAGCGAACAGACGCGCTTTGAGGCGCTCCGGCACAGCGTCACGCGACGCTGCAACGCCGCCATTTCGATGGCGGGCCGGCGGCAGACGACCGGTGTGCCGTGCCTTAACCCAGCCTGGAAATTGGCGTGCCCCGTGTGGTGCGCCGGAAACCGGGCAACTTGATAATGCTCAATCGTGTATTCACAATCGCAGATCGATCCAGTCGTCAGCTTCCGCAACACCCAGGGTGAGGCGGTGCGCGGCACGATTTTCAACTTGCAGCGCAATTCGCTGGTCATGGAAATCTACAATCCATACTCGATTGTGCAGGTCAGCGAGGTGCTCAATGACGTGACGGTGCGCATGGGGGCGAAAAAACGCCTACGTCGGCAAGGCCGTCGTCATCAGCAGCGTCAACACGGGCTTGACCGCCATCGTTTCCGTGACCCTGATCGACGAGTGGCGCGAATTGAGTGACGTGGTCGTGGTCAAGGGCGCCGTGGCGAAAGAGTCCAGCGCCTTTGTCGCCGGCTGGGGCGAGCGCTTCCGCATCCGCCGCGACTACCAAATCGTCGTCAACGAAATGCGCGCCTTTTTATCGGAAGTGGCGCGCTGGGTCGAGCAGGTCGACTTGTCGGACTCGCTGCCGAAGGAAAATGGCCGCCTGCGTCCCGATATCTTCGATGAACTGGCGTTGCCGCTGATGGAGCAGACCCAGCTGTACTTGCGCCAACTCGAGGTGGAAGCGTCCCTCGTCGAGGAAGAGCGGGCGCCGGCCCACCGCGCATTTGCCCAGGCCGCCTTGCACCCCCTGATCCTGCGCGCGCCTTTCGTCTTCCGCACGTTTACCAAACCGCTCGGCTATGCGGGCGACTACCAGATGGTCAACCAGTTGCTCGACGATCCGCGCCAGGGACCGAGCACCTATTTTCAAATCGTCAATGCGGCCTTTTTGCAGGCAGCCGTGGCGACGGCGCACCGCAACCGCATCGATATCCTGACGGAATTTCTGTCGCAGAAAGCGGCCGCGGCGCGCGCGGCAGGGCGCGTCTACAAGGTGCTCAACGTGGGCTGCGGCCCGGCCATCGAGGTGCAGCGTTTCCTGGAAACCTGCCCGGATGCGCAATGGCTGGCGTTCGAACTGGTCGACTTCAGCAGCGAGACGCTGGACTGGACGCGCGCGCGCCTGACCACCATCATGCAGCGCACGGGGCGCGTGGTCGAGATCGATTATGTGCACGACTCCGTACATAACCTGCTCAAGCGCCGCCATGGCTCTGGTATCACGGGCTTGCCCGGCAGTTTCGACGCCGTGTATTGCGCCGGCCTGTTCGACTATCTGTCCGACAAGGTCTGCGCGCGCCTGCTGATGCACTTCGCCTCGCGCGTGGGACCCGGTGGGCGCCTGCTGGTGACGAATGTGCACGCGAATAATCCGGGCAAGTTCGGCATGGAGCATTTGCTGGAGTGGCATTTGATCTATCGCAATGAAGAGGGCTTGTCGGCCTTGCTGCCCGAGCACGCAATGGATCCCTTGATCTATGTCGACGCCACGGGTGTGAATGTGTTTGCGGAAGTGAGCATTCCTTGATGGATACTCCAGGCCTGCACGCCGGCTACTCGGCCGTTTTGCGCGACTTCCGCCTGGAATTCAGCCGCGGCGGTGCCTACACGGGCATCGTGCTGATCTTGCTGGGCATGGGCCTCGATTCGGCCCTGTATCCGGACAAGCAGTCCGCGTTCACCAGTGCGCGCATCCTTGTGTCCGTGCTGATATTTTGCGTCGTGCTGGCCATGCGCACGCGCTGGGCGCAAGACCGCATCCAGGGGCTGACTTTTGTGTGGCTGATCCTGCCGCAAATCATGATCGCCTGGATGATCGCCGTCACGGAAGGCGCCACCTCGATCTATTATGTGGGCATGACCCTGGCCATCTATTCGTCGGGCATCGTGCTGGCCTTCGGCTTGTGGCAAAACATGGTCTTCGGCGCCATCTCCTGCCTGCTGTACGTTGCCGCCTGCGCCTGGCATGCGGGCGGCTTCGACTTGCCGGGCACGTTTGTCGTCAATTGCTTGTTCCTCATCATGTCGGCCAGCATCAGCGCCGTCTTCACCTATTTCAATGAGCGTGCCCGCTTCATGCTGTTCCAGCTGAAGGCGGAAGTGGCGCAAAAGAACACGCAGCTGGAAGAAACCAACAAAAGCCTGGCCGATATCAAGGGACAGATGCTGCAGCAAGAGAAAATGGCCGCCATCGGCACCCTGGCCGCCGGCATGCTGCATGAAGTGAACAATCCCGTGAACTTCTGCATGATGGCCATCGAGGTGGCTATCGAAGACCCGGCCGCCAAGCAAAGCGCCCTCATCAGTGAATGCCTGGCTGACGCCAAGCAGGGCATGCTGCGCGTGCAGCACATCGTATCCGACTTGAAGACCTTTGCCTACCGCAAGAGCGGCAACCAGCTGGAAACGGGGCATTTCCAGTTCCGCAGGGCGCTCGATGCGGCCATCCGCCTGGTGGGGCATGAAACGAAAAATGTCAGCATCAGCCACGACTTGCCCGTCGACACCCTGGTGCGCGGCGACGAAGCGGCCATCGTGGGCGTGCTGATCAACTTGCTGGGCAATGCCGTGCTGTCCATGCGCAAGGGCAATGCGCCGCCGTTCGAGATCCGCATCACGGCCCACTGGGATGAAAACCGCCTGCGCATCAGCGTGCGCGACAATGGCCCCGGCATCGCCCCGGAAAACCTGGCGCGCGTGTTCGAACCGTTCTTCACCACGCGCGAAGTGGGGCAGGGCCTGGGCTTGGGGCTGAGCATCAGCTATGGCGTGATCGAGCGCCACGGCGGCACCCTCAGCGCAGAAAGCGAGCTGGGCGAATGGGCCAGCATGAATTTTGACCTGCAGCGCTCCGATTGGGAGGGCCGCTAGCATGGACAACGATAGCCGCGCCTGCGTGCTGTACGTGGACGATGAAGAGCTCGCCTGCAAGTATTTCGAGCGCGCCGTCGGTCAGCGCTACCGCGTGCTGTCGGCGCAGAGCGTCGATGCGGCGCTGGCCCTGCTGGAAGACGAGGCCGCGCAGATCGACGTGCTCGTCACCGACTACCGCATGCCGGACCGCCTGGGCAGCGAGTTGATGCAGGAAGTGGCGCAGCGCTACCCGCACATCGTCTGCATGCTCGTCACCGCGTATGCGGACAAGGACGTGCTGCTCGAACTGATCAACGGCGGCACGCTATTCCGCCTGCTGGAAAAACCGCTCGACTTGCCCGCCATGCTAACGGCGCTGCAACTGGCCGTGCAGACGGGACGCGAGCGCGCCGCGCGCCGCCAGGGGCTCGTGGCGATGGAGGAATCGCTGGCCTTCCTCGCGCATGAATTGAACACCCCGCTGGCGGCCATCGCCAATTTTGCGCGCGGCATCGCGCGGCGCGCGCAGGCGGACGCCGCACCGCAGGCCGAGATCGGCGAAGCGGCCGCCTTGATGCACGACAATGCACGCTATTGCCTGTCTGTCCTGGCCAGCTTTATCGACACGGTGCGCCTGGCCAGCGCCGGACCGGGCATGCAAGGGGGACGCCGCGCCGGCAGCGCGCGCCAGCTGCTGGCCGCCTTGCTCGACAGCTATCCCTTGAGCACGGCACAGCGCGCCGCCATCAGGGTCGAGCAGGGCGACGATTTCTCCATTGCCGAGTCACCCAATTGCGTCGCGCTGATTTTATCGTCCGTGCTGGCAAATGCCTTGCGTTCGGCCGGCGAGCAAACCCATCCGGCGATCGGCATCCGCATCGATGCCGGCCGCATCACGGTGCGCGACAACGGCGCCGGCATCGCCCCCGAGATTGTCGAACAGCTGTTGATCGACCCCGTCAGTGCCAGCGGCGGCGAAGGCAAGGGCTGGGGCATGGTGTTTTGCCACCGCATGATGCAGTCCTTCGGCGGCAACCTCGATATCGCCACCGAGTTCGGCAGTTCCACCACGGTAACCCTGAATTTTCCAGTACATATAAGGAACGAGCATGATTGACGCCAATCTGCGTTTACCGGCTCAGCGTGAGTCGGCGCAAGGCTTGCCGACGATACTCTATGTCGATGACGAGGCCAACGCCCTCAAATACTTCCAGCGCGCGATCGCGCCGCTGGCCGACGTACTGACGGCCACTTCGGTCGAGGAGGGCAAGCGCATCCTCGACGAGCAGGCCGACCGCATCGCCGTGCTGGTATCGGATCAGCGCATGCCCGGCGCCTACGGTAACGAGTTGCTGTCCTATGCCTGGGACCGCTATCCGCATATCGTGCGCATCCTGACCACCGCGTATTCCGAGCTGGAGCACACGGTGGAAGCCGTCAACCAGGGGCAAATCCACCGCTACATCCAGAAGCCGTGGGATATTGCGGCGCTGCGCATGGAATTGAAGCAGGCTTTGGAACTGGCGCGGCTGCGCAATGAACACGCCCAGTTACTGCGCGAAAAGCTGATGGTGCGCCAGCGGCAAGCCGTCGCCAACCGTATCGGCACCCTGTACGCCTTGTGCGCCAGCCTGGCAGGTCCGGAGCAGCAGCTGCCCGTGGAAGCGTATTTGTCGGCGGCCCTGACGGCCGGCGTCACGCCACCCGAGCCGAACTGGCTGTTGATGGATTATGCCGACCTGGTCAGTTCGGAAGCCTTCCGCGGCACGGCCTTTGCCGCCGCCGTGCGCCAGCAGCTCG
It encodes the following:
- a CDS encoding AraC family transcriptional regulator ligand-binding domain-containing protein, which gives rise to MPLNQQGDPSIAAHHQPALVLDYARSRELATAPLLKGTGLDGGALPSEESQVSAAQYLQLLANVARGLDSVDTSFMLGQQMLPGHYGAASHALLQAQNLRQALTILCDFHTLLCPLLQPRLRAAGDMHVLYWVDAFGAPSQLPFLVEMHMTALAAMCRWLAGEALPWRFCFNRARPRHVEQHEVHLGQALRFDCQVDAMLIDSSWLDKPWPRGNATAAALALRAAAVAPVPAASLLGALYDYLLANIRCAPTLERTAQEFGVSPATLKRHLARHGTHFQAELDQVRAHKAIYLFQAHGYDNDAVAAYLGFHDATNFRRSFKRWTGQTPQLLRHALALFVAG
- a CDS encoding response regulator, whose translation is MIDANLRLPAQRESAQGLPTILYVDDEANALKYFQRAIAPLADVLTATSVEEGKRILDEQADRIAVLVSDQRMPGAYGNELLSYAWDRYPHIVRILTTAYSELEHTVEAVNQGQIHRYIQKPWDIAALRMELKQALELARLRNEHAQLLREKLMVRQRQAVANRIGTLYALCASLAGPEQQLPVEAYLSAALTAGVTPPEPNWLLMDYADLVSSEAFRGTAFAAAVRQQLDTLEREHPGRGVEQVIDMLLPVFGAALQNQGGTALFLDGRLLTEFLETPTTTPVSSIHSFWLASLLWLARRGWSLQLSKTEMGLQGKVVQAEPALTPDHLAAWIEQF
- a CDS encoding HAMP domain-containing sensor histidine kinase → MDTPGLHAGYSAVLRDFRLEFSRGGAYTGIVLILLGMGLDSALYPDKQSAFTSARILVSVLIFCVVLAMRTRWAQDRIQGLTFVWLILPQIMIAWMIAVTEGATSIYYVGMTLAIYSSGIVLAFGLWQNMVFGAISCLLYVAACAWHAGGFDLPGTFVVNCLFLIMSASISAVFTYFNERARFMLFQLKAEVAQKNTQLEETNKSLADIKGQMLQQEKMAAIGTLAAGMLHEVNNPVNFCMMAIEVAIEDPAAKQSALISECLADAKQGMLRVQHIVSDLKTFAYRKSGNQLETGHFQFRRALDAAIRLVGHETKNVSISHDLPVDTLVRGDEAAIVGVLINLLGNAVLSMRKGNAPPFEIRITAHWDENRLRISVRDNGPGIAPENLARVFEPFFTTREVGQGLGLGLSISYGVIERHGGTLSAESELGEWASMNFDLQRSDWEGR
- a CDS encoding hybrid sensor histidine kinase/response regulator; protein product: MDNDSRACVLYVDDEELACKYFERAVGQRYRVLSAQSVDAALALLEDEAAQIDVLVTDYRMPDRLGSELMQEVAQRYPHIVCMLVTAYADKDVLLELINGGTLFRLLEKPLDLPAMLTALQLAVQTGRERAARRQGLVAMEESLAFLAHELNTPLAAIANFARGIARRAQADAAPQAEIGEAAALMHDNARYCLSVLASFIDTVRLASAGPGMQGGRRAGSARQLLAALLDSYPLSTAQRAAIRVEQGDDFSIAESPNCVALILSSVLANALRSAGEQTHPAIGIRIDAGRITVRDNGAGIAPEIVEQLLIDPVSASGGEGKGWGMVFCHRMMQSFGGNLDIATEFGSSTTVTLNFPVHIRNEHD